A single region of the Paraburkholderia megapolitana genome encodes:
- the ygfZ gene encoding CAF17-like 4Fe-4S cluster assembly/insertion protein YgfZ translates to MTAPLAPAPAHSVPPVAAAVLPVLPRPGGAQFEAVLKSGAYMPLTQFGVISVSGDDAATFLHGQLTSDTQHLDAANARLAGYCSPKGRLLASFLVWRDSEAIRLLVSKDVQAAVQKRLSMFVLRAKAKLSDASADLLAVGLAGDVRAALGGIFDVIPDGVHVKVDGPFGSLIRVPDAEARLRYLWIGPRAEVEAQLPALDSKLVRVSPAVWDWLDIRAGEPRITGPVTEQFVPQMVNFDVLGGVNFRKGCYPGQEIVARSQYRGTIKRRTALANVTGETLSVAAGTELFHSADPGQPCGMVVNVASAPAGGVDVLAEIKLVALEGGSVHLGAADGPALRFLPLPYAWPTEV, encoded by the coding sequence ATGACCGCCCCGCTCGCACCCGCTCCCGCCCATTCTGTGCCGCCCGTTGCCGCCGCCGTGCTGCCGGTGCTGCCGCGCCCCGGTGGCGCGCAATTCGAGGCCGTGCTCAAGAGCGGCGCGTATATGCCGCTCACGCAGTTCGGCGTGATCTCCGTGTCGGGCGACGATGCCGCGACCTTCCTGCACGGCCAGCTCACGAGCGACACCCAGCATCTCGATGCCGCCAACGCGCGCCTCGCCGGCTACTGCTCCCCCAAGGGTCGACTGCTCGCGTCGTTTCTCGTGTGGCGCGACAGCGAGGCGATCCGCCTGCTGGTGTCGAAGGATGTCCAGGCCGCGGTGCAGAAACGGCTCTCGATGTTCGTGCTGCGCGCCAAGGCGAAGCTCAGCGATGCCAGCGCCGACCTGCTCGCAGTCGGTCTGGCCGGCGACGTGCGCGCGGCGCTCGGCGGCATCTTCGATGTGATTCCCGACGGCGTGCATGTGAAAGTCGATGGGCCGTTTGGTTCGCTGATCCGCGTACCCGATGCCGAAGCGCGGCTGCGTTATCTGTGGATCGGGCCGCGGGCCGAGGTCGAAGCGCAGCTGCCGGCGCTCGATAGCAAGCTCGTGCGCGTATCGCCGGCCGTGTGGGACTGGCTCGATATCCGTGCTGGCGAGCCGCGCATCACCGGGCCGGTCACCGAGCAGTTCGTGCCGCAGATGGTCAATTTCGACGTGCTCGGCGGCGTGAATTTCCGCAAGGGCTGCTATCCGGGCCAGGAGATCGTCGCGCGCAGCCAGTATCGCGGCACGATCAAGCGGCGTACCGCGCTCGCGAATGTGACGGGCGAAACGTTATCTGTGGCGGCGGGCACGGAGCTGTTCCATTCCGCCGATCCTGGCCAGCCATGCGGGATGGTCGTCAACGTGGCGTCCGCACCGGCGGGCGGCGTCGACGTGCTGGCCGAGATCAAGCTCGTGGCGCTCGAAGGCGGCTCGGTGCATCTCGGTGCCGCCGACGGCCCCGCGCTGCGCTTCCTGCCGCTGCCGTACGCGTGGCCGACGGAAGTCTGA
- a CDS encoding DNA polymerase III subunit delta', producing MIYPWQADDWNRMQQLRAHWPHALLLYGQTGIGKLRFAQHLAQGMLCEAPLANGEPCGACAACNWFVQGNHPDYRIVLPEALAAESGFVTSADDKADQASKADKGDDDGKKSRAPSKEIKIEQVRALLDFCGVGSHRGGARVVVLYPAEALNVAAANALLKTLEEPPSGVVFLMVSARIDRLLPTIISRCRQWPLATPAADVAVRWLAAQGVDDAPALLAQAGGAPLAALALAADENRALRDWTLKQLASGAACDAFAVGEALQKLPVPLVLGWLQRWLYDLLAQRTAGTPRYFPEAAAALERCAAQVDASTFARFIRTVTRQRAVENHPLNARLVFEELFLGYRALFA from the coding sequence ATGATTTATCCGTGGCAAGCCGACGACTGGAACCGAATGCAGCAGCTGCGCGCGCACTGGCCGCATGCGTTGCTTCTCTATGGGCAGACGGGGATCGGCAAGCTGCGTTTTGCGCAGCATCTCGCGCAGGGCATGCTCTGCGAAGCGCCGCTTGCCAACGGCGAGCCGTGTGGCGCGTGCGCGGCGTGCAACTGGTTCGTGCAGGGCAATCACCCCGATTACCGGATCGTGCTGCCGGAGGCGCTGGCGGCCGAATCGGGTTTTGTCACCAGTGCTGACGACAAAGCCGATCAGGCCAGCAAGGCCGACAAAGGCGACGATGACGGCAAGAAGAGCCGCGCGCCAAGCAAGGAAATCAAGATCGAACAGGTTCGGGCGCTGCTCGACTTTTGCGGCGTCGGCTCGCATCGCGGCGGGGCGCGCGTGGTCGTGCTGTATCCCGCCGAAGCGCTCAATGTCGCAGCAGCCAACGCATTGCTGAAGACACTCGAAGAACCGCCGTCGGGTGTCGTGTTCCTGATGGTGTCGGCGCGCATCGACCGGCTGCTGCCGACCATCATCAGTCGTTGCCGGCAATGGCCGCTCGCCACGCCCGCCGCCGATGTCGCCGTCAGATGGCTCGCCGCGCAAGGTGTCGACGATGCGCCGGCGCTGCTCGCCCAGGCAGGCGGCGCACCGCTGGCCGCGCTGGCGCTCGCCGCCGATGAAAACCGCGCGCTGCGCGACTGGACGCTCAAACAGCTGGCCAGCGGGGCCGCATGCGATGCGTTCGCGGTCGGCGAGGCGCTGCAAAAGCTGCCGGTGCCGCTCGTGCTCGGCTGGCTGCAGAGGTGGCTATACGACTTGCTGGCACAGCGCACGGCCGGCACGCCGCGCTATTTTCCTGAAGCCGCGGCGGCGCTGGAGCGCTGCGCGGCGCAGGTCGATGCGAGCACGTTCGCGCGCTTTATCCGCACCGTGACGCGGCAGCGCGCGGTCGAGAACCATCCGCTCAATGCGCGTCTGGTGTTCGAGGAGCTGTTCCTGGGTTATCGCGCGTTGTTTGCCTGA
- a CDS encoding alpha/beta hydrolase, which yields MPLNPKIAQVLELIERAGRPPYHTLSAQQARASYEKSAPILEIASAPMYAVEDCIVPTRDGASIRARLYQPVEPGWADPIPALVYFHGGGFTVGSVDTHDALCRMFARDAQCAVLSVDYRLAPEHRFPVAVDDAFDALAWLHANAASYGIDAARLAVGGDSAGGTLATVCAVLARDAGIALALQLLVYPGTGGHQQTASHARLADGFLLSGKTIQWFFEQYVRDPGDRDDWRFAPLDGTRGAPGFGGVAPAWIAVAQYDPLCDEGVAYAEKLRAAGNEVTLECYAGMIHEFFKMGGFVPDVARAHADATGALRRAFGTFGSD from the coding sequence ATGCCGCTGAATCCGAAGATCGCCCAGGTGCTCGAACTGATCGAGCGTGCCGGGCGCCCGCCGTACCACACGTTGTCCGCGCAGCAGGCGCGCGCATCGTATGAGAAGAGCGCGCCGATTCTCGAGATCGCGAGCGCGCCGATGTATGCGGTCGAAGACTGCATCGTGCCGACGCGCGACGGTGCGTCGATCCGCGCACGGCTCTATCAACCGGTCGAACCGGGCTGGGCGGACCCTATCCCCGCGCTCGTCTATTTTCATGGCGGCGGCTTCACGGTCGGCAGCGTCGACACGCACGATGCGCTGTGCCGCATGTTCGCGCGCGATGCGCAATGTGCGGTGTTGTCGGTCGATTACAGGCTCGCGCCCGAGCACAGGTTTCCGGTTGCCGTGGACGATGCATTCGATGCGCTCGCATGGCTGCACGCCAACGCCGCCTCGTACGGCATCGACGCCGCGCGGCTCGCGGTGGGTGGCGACAGTGCGGGCGGGACGCTCGCCACGGTGTGCGCGGTGCTGGCCCGCGATGCCGGTATTGCGCTCGCGCTGCAACTGCTCGTCTACCCGGGTACGGGCGGCCATCAACAGACCGCCTCGCATGCGCGGCTGGCCGACGGCTTCCTGTTGTCGGGCAAGACGATCCAGTGGTTCTTCGAGCAGTACGTACGCGACCCGGGCGATCGCGACGACTGGCGTTTCGCGCCGCTCGACGGCACGCGCGGGGCGCCAGGGTTCGGCGGTGTCGCGCCGGCCTGGATTGCGGTGGCGCAATACGATCCGCTTTGCGACGAAGGCGTGGCCTATGCGGAGAAACTGCGCGCGGCGGGCAACGAAGTCACGCTCGAATGCTACGCCGGGATGATCCACGAGTTCTTCAAGATGGGCGGCTTCGTGCCGGACGTCGCGCGTGCGCATGCGGATGCGACGGGCGCACTGCGGCGTGCGTTTGGAACGTTCGGCAGCGACTGA
- a CDS encoding PaaI family thioesterase, giving the protein MTSPRKSAAASAEQPILESPFVDHLGLRLVSAADGASEVMLPLAHDHMNTWDVAHGGVTMTLADVALAMAARSLADDGVGVVTVEMKVNFMQPGRGELRAHARVLHRSTTMAYCEGEIRDSEGHFVAKALGTFKYMRRLAVGRDVKLQRLRSDPSATPGPSDG; this is encoded by the coding sequence ATGACCTCACCGCGTAAATCCGCTGCTGCAAGCGCCGAGCAGCCGATACTCGAAAGCCCGTTCGTCGATCATCTCGGCCTGCGTCTCGTCAGTGCGGCGGACGGTGCTAGCGAAGTGATGCTGCCGCTTGCACACGACCACATGAACACCTGGGACGTCGCGCACGGCGGCGTCACGATGACGCTCGCCGACGTCGCACTCGCGATGGCCGCACGTTCGCTCGCCGACGACGGCGTAGGCGTCGTCACCGTCGAAATGAAGGTCAATTTCATGCAACCGGGCCGCGGCGAACTGCGTGCCCACGCACGCGTGCTGCACCGCTCGACGACGATGGCTTACTGCGAAGGCGAGATCCGCGACAGCGAAGGCCATTTCGTCGCGAAGGCGCTCGGCACGTTCAAGTACATGCGGCGGCTTGCGGTCGGCCGTGACGTCAAGCTGCAACGTCTGCGCAGCGATCCATCCGCCACACCTGGCCCGAGCGACGGTTAG
- a CDS encoding NRDE family protein — MCLIVFDWRPDATDGALFTLAANRDEFFRRPAEPMQWWSDAPGLLAGRDLAGGGTWLGMTRDGRFAALTNYRAPHEMRPDAPTRGALVSRFLSDLAQTPLDYLQQVARTGSLYNGFNLLVGDWTRRELAWYCNRADAAPALLAAGTHGISNAVLDTPWPKLVRKRAELGALLAEDPATPLEQLIDLMRDPRLARDDELPATGLSLERERALSAAFIEGSEYGTRGTTALRVVARREQISVTAAERSDDDGSHRIVRPGDFERSFAFNVER, encoded by the coding sequence ATGTGCCTGATTGTGTTCGACTGGCGCCCCGACGCAACCGACGGCGCGCTCTTCACGCTCGCGGCAAACCGCGACGAATTCTTCCGCCGCCCGGCCGAACCGATGCAATGGTGGAGCGATGCGCCGGGGTTACTCGCGGGACGCGATCTCGCCGGCGGCGGTACCTGGCTCGGCATGACCCGCGACGGCCGCTTCGCCGCCCTCACCAACTACCGCGCGCCGCACGAGATGCGGCCCGATGCGCCGACCCGCGGTGCGCTCGTCAGTCGTTTTCTGAGCGACCTTGCGCAGACGCCGCTCGATTATCTGCAGCAGGTCGCGCGTACCGGCAGTCTGTATAACGGCTTCAATCTGCTGGTCGGCGACTGGACCCGGCGCGAACTCGCGTGGTACTGCAACCGCGCGGATGCCGCGCCGGCCCTACTCGCAGCCGGCACGCACGGCATTTCGAATGCGGTGCTCGATACCCCCTGGCCGAAGCTCGTGCGCAAGCGCGCGGAACTCGGGGCATTGCTCGCGGAAGATCCTGCAACACCGCTCGAGCAGTTGATCGATCTGATGCGCGATCCCCGCCTCGCACGCGATGACGAATTGCCCGCTACCGGTCTGTCGCTCGAACGGGAACGTGCGTTGTCGGCGGCTTTTATCGAGGGGAGCGAATACGGAACGCGCGGTACGACCGCGCTGCGTGTCGTCGCTCGACGCGAGCAGATCAGCGTGACTGCGGCCGAGCGCAGCGACGACGACGGTTCGCATCGCATCGTGCGACCGGGCGACTTCGAGCGTAGCTTCGCGTTTAACGTCGAGCGCTAG
- the mltG gene encoding endolytic transglycosylase MltG, with protein MSLLKKCLVAGTALVVLAAAAAAGGYYWSQAPLVLTPQQLDVTIKPHSSLRSVTLQLRRGGVPVATELFVWMTRLLGLQSQLKSGNYEFKSGVTPYDVLQKLARGDVNEYVATIIEGWTFRHMRSEIDANPALKHDTAGMTDADLLKAIGAPEAPTGNAEGLFFPDTYLFDKNTSDLDVYRRAYRLMQVRLDEAWAARAPGLPYKSAYDALTMASIVEKETGKTSDRALVAAVFANRLRLGMPLQTDPTVIYGLGDSYAGRLHKRDLQTDTPYNTYTRAGLPPTPISLPGVASLQAALNPAQTNALYFVSRGDGSGLSIFSDTLGDHNKAVDKYIRGQ; from the coding sequence ATGTCCCTCCTGAAAAAATGTCTCGTTGCCGGCACGGCGCTCGTCGTGCTGGCCGCTGCCGCAGCAGCCGGCGGATATTACTGGTCCCAGGCCCCACTCGTACTGACCCCTCAGCAGCTCGACGTGACGATCAAGCCGCACAGCAGCCTGCGCAGCGTGACACTGCAATTGCGGCGCGGCGGCGTGCCGGTCGCGACCGAACTGTTCGTGTGGATGACACGCCTGCTCGGCCTGCAAAGCCAGCTCAAGTCGGGCAACTACGAGTTCAAGAGCGGCGTGACGCCGTACGACGTGCTGCAGAAGCTGGCCCGCGGCGACGTCAACGAGTATGTGGCGACGATCATCGAAGGCTGGACGTTTCGCCACATGCGCTCCGAAATCGACGCGAATCCGGCGCTGAAGCACGACACGGCGGGCATGACCGACGCCGATCTGCTGAAGGCGATCGGCGCGCCTGAGGCCCCGACGGGCAACGCGGAAGGGCTGTTCTTCCCGGACACGTATCTGTTCGACAAGAACACGAGTGACCTCGACGTGTACCGTCGCGCGTACCGGCTGATGCAGGTGCGTCTCGACGAGGCGTGGGCTGCCCGCGCGCCGGGGCTGCCGTACAAGAGCGCCTATGATGCATTGACCATGGCGTCGATCGTTGAAAAGGAAACCGGCAAGACGTCCGACCGCGCGCTCGTTGCCGCGGTGTTCGCGAACCGTCTGCGGCTCGGCATGCCGCTGCAGACCGATCCAACCGTGATCTACGGGCTCGGCGACAGCTACGCGGGGCGTTTGCACAAGCGCGATCTGCAGACCGACACTCCTTACAATACGTACACCCGTGCCGGCTTGCCGCCGACACCGATCTCGCTGCCGGGGGTAGCGTCGCTTCAGGCGGCGCTGAACCCGGCGCAGACCAACGCGCTTTACTTCGTCTCCCGCGGCGACGGCAGCGGCTTAAGCATTTTTTCTGACACGCTCGGCGATCACAACAAGGCCGTCGACAAGTACATCCGAGGTCAATGA
- a CDS encoding Dabb family protein, translating into MIRHIVMWKLKEHAEGASRAENALKLKERLEGCRNIVPGILHLEAGVAAPGLDSTYDVVLVSDFTDKAALDAYQVHPVHEALKSFVGAVRETRECVDFEV; encoded by the coding sequence GTGATACGCCATATTGTGATGTGGAAGCTGAAAGAACACGCCGAAGGCGCGAGCCGTGCGGAAAATGCGCTGAAGCTGAAGGAACGGCTCGAAGGTTGCCGCAACATCGTGCCCGGCATTCTGCATCTGGAAGCCGGCGTCGCCGCACCGGGTCTCGATTCGACCTATGACGTCGTGCTGGTTTCCGACTTCACGGACAAGGCCGCACTCGATGCTTACCAGGTTCATCCGGTACACGAAGCGCTCAAGTCGTTCGTCGGTGCAGTGCGCGAGACGCGCGAATGCGTCGACTTCGAAGTGTGA
- a CDS encoding PAS domain-containing hybrid sensor histidine kinase/response regulator, whose protein sequence is MNPSNPSRLSGDVGPISGAPLSPIAVPTEESFRALVQAIEDYAVFMLDATGRIISWNAGAAKLKGYAEHEILGSHFSRFYTAEAVERGWPAYELEQARLLGRFADEGWRVRKDGTLFWANVIITARRGSGGAVVGFAKVTRDLTTQREADEALRRSEERFRLLVEGVSDYAIFMLDPDGRVMSWNAGAAHINGYRRDEIVGQHFSVFYAAEDVATGKPLRELTLAREQGRAEDEGWRVRKDGTTFWANVTITAIYDEARELRGFAKVTRDMSERKRLEEVEQASQRMKKFLAMLAHELRNPLAPVRNALAAMQLEEGVSETVRRCRDTMDRQITHLTRLVEDLLDVGRITSGKVELRIAPVELRDVLVRSVEAAQPFIDARQQSIDLQMERTSIVVSGDMTRLVQVVQNLLHNASKFSPEGSCIGIHMAIENRMAVLRVSDAGCGIPQDALDTIFSLFTQVPVAQNTGESGLGIGLTLCRSLIELHHGSIFAASAGLGKGSVFTVRLPAHPELAPLSMDDKTSEPRYGTPGLRVLIVDDNRDSADSLAMLFEMKGHRAQVVYRGEHAVEAARRLTPNIALIDLAMPGIDGFTVLRMLRALPELRGTRFAAMTGFGQSSDRERTREAGFDVHLVKPVDMTLLDEFIALAATPREAG, encoded by the coding sequence ATGAATCCGTCCAATCCCTCCCGCCTGTCCGGCGACGTCGGTCCGATCTCCGGTGCGCCGCTCAGCCCGATCGCCGTGCCGACCGAGGAGAGCTTTCGCGCGCTGGTTCAGGCAATCGAGGACTACGCGGTCTTCATGCTCGATGCCACGGGCCGCATCATCAGCTGGAATGCGGGCGCGGCGAAGCTGAAGGGCTATGCGGAGCACGAGATACTCGGTTCGCACTTTTCGCGCTTCTATACCGCGGAAGCGGTCGAGCGCGGCTGGCCCGCCTATGAACTCGAGCAGGCGCGACTGCTCGGCCGCTTCGCGGACGAAGGCTGGCGCGTGCGCAAGGACGGCACGCTGTTCTGGGCGAACGTGATCATCACGGCGCGGCGCGGGTCAGGCGGCGCGGTAGTCGGCTTTGCCAAGGTCACGCGCGATCTGACCACGCAGCGCGAGGCCGACGAGGCGTTGCGCCGCAGTGAGGAACGCTTCCGGTTGCTGGTCGAAGGGGTGAGCGATTACGCGATCTTCATGCTCGACCCCGACGGTCGCGTGATGAGCTGGAACGCCGGCGCAGCGCATATCAACGGTTATCGGCGCGATGAAATCGTCGGTCAGCATTTCTCGGTGTTCTACGCCGCCGAAGACGTGGCGACTGGCAAGCCGTTGCGCGAACTCACGCTTGCGCGCGAACAGGGCCGCGCCGAGGACGAAGGCTGGCGTGTCCGCAAGGACGGTACGACCTTCTGGGCCAACGTAACGATCACCGCGATCTACGACGAGGCGCGCGAGTTGCGCGGCTTCGCGAAAGTCACGCGCGACATGAGCGAGCGCAAGCGCCTGGAAGAGGTCGAGCAGGCGAGCCAGCGGATGAAGAAATTCCTCGCCATGCTCGCGCACGAACTGCGCAATCCGCTCGCGCCGGTCCGCAATGCGCTCGCGGCGATGCAACTCGAAGAAGGCGTGAGCGAGACGGTGCGCCGTTGCCGCGACACGATGGATCGCCAGATCACGCATCTGACGAGGCTCGTCGAGGATCTCCTCGACGTCGGTCGGATCACGTCGGGGAAGGTCGAGCTGCGAATCGCACCGGTCGAACTGCGCGACGTATTGGTGCGCAGTGTCGAAGCCGCGCAGCCGTTTATCGATGCGCGCCAGCAGAGTATCGATCTGCAGATGGAGCGTACTTCGATTGTCGTGAGCGGTGACATGACGCGGCTCGTCCAGGTGGTGCAGAACCTGTTGCACAACGCATCCAAATTCTCGCCGGAGGGAAGTTGCATCGGCATCCATATGGCGATCGAAAACCGCATGGCCGTGCTGCGCGTTTCCGATGCCGGTTGTGGCATTCCGCAAGACGCACTGGATACGATCTTCAGTCTGTTCACGCAGGTGCCGGTGGCGCAGAACACCGGCGAAAGCGGTCTGGGTATCGGGCTTACGCTGTGCCGCTCGTTGATCGAGTTGCATCACGGTTCGATTTTCGCGGCGAGCGCCGGACTGGGGAAAGGCAGTGTATTCACGGTGCGTCTGCCGGCGCATCCGGAACTCGCGCCTTTGTCGATGGACGACAAGACGAGCGAGCCCCGGTATGGCACGCCGGGCTTGCGTGTGCTGATCGTCGACGACAATCGCGATTCGGCGGACAGCCTCGCGATGCTGTTCGAAATGAAGGGGCATCGGGCGCAGGTGGTCTATCGCGGCGAACATGCAGTCGAGGCTGCGCGCCGGTTGACGCCGAACATTGCGCTGATCGACCTCGCGATGCCCGGCATCGACGGTTTCACGGTGCTGCGCATGCTACGCGCGCTGCCCGAGTTGCGCGGCACGCGCTTTGCCGCGATGACAGGTTTCGGTCAGAGCAGCGATCGCGAGCGTACGCGCGAGGCGGGCTTCGACGTGCATCTGGTGAAGCCTGTCGATATGACGCTGCTCGACGAATTTATTGCGCTGGCTGCGACACCACGTGAAGCTGGTTGA
- the tmk gene encoding dTMP kinase, protein MARGKFITFEGIDGAGKTTHLAWFRERLDAKVAPTGREVVMTREPGGTKLGESLREILLHRTMDLETEALLMFAARREHLAQVIEPALARGDWVLSDRFTDATFAYQGGGRGLPRDKLEALERWVQGGFQPDLTVLFDVPPGTASERRSAAREPDRFESESDAFFTRTRAEYLRRAEEAPYRFAIVDSTQSIPQIQSQLEKLVATL, encoded by the coding sequence ATGGCGCGGGGCAAATTCATCACGTTCGAAGGCATCGATGGGGCGGGCAAGACGACGCACCTTGCCTGGTTCCGCGAGCGGCTCGATGCGAAGGTCGCACCCACCGGGCGCGAGGTCGTCATGACGCGCGAGCCGGGCGGCACGAAGCTCGGCGAATCGCTGCGCGAAATCCTGTTGCACCGGACCATGGATCTCGAAACCGAAGCGCTGCTGATGTTCGCGGCACGCCGCGAGCATCTGGCGCAGGTGATCGAGCCGGCGCTCGCGCGCGGCGACTGGGTGCTGTCCGACCGTTTCACCGATGCGACGTTCGCCTACCAGGGCGGCGGGCGCGGTTTGCCGCGCGACAAGCTCGAAGCACTCGAGCGCTGGGTGCAGGGCGGTTTCCAGCCCGATCTGACGGTGCTGTTCGACGTACCGCCGGGAACCGCGAGCGAGCGTCGCAGCGCGGCGCGCGAGCCGGACCGGTTCGAGAGCGAGTCGGATGCGTTCTTCACACGGACGCGGGCAGAATACCTGCGCCGTGCCGAAGAGGCGCCATACCGGTTTGCCATCGTCGATTCGACGCAGAGCATCCCGCAAATTCAGAGTCAACTTGAGAAATTGGTCGCAACGCTATGA
- a CDS encoding SDR family oxidoreductase, with amino-acid sequence MFQFDGKVAVITGAASGFGRAFAEKGAALGMKLVLADVDGKALAQTVDALRATGADAIGVPTDVTDPAQVEALALAALDAFGKVHLLFNNAGVGSVGFVWESSANDWAWVFGVNVMGVAHGVRVFTPIMLRQNEPAHIVNTASVAGLLSPPSMGVYNASKHAVVSLTETLYHDLKLVGGPVGCSLLCPAFVPTGIANAERSRPDGLRNDAAPTRSQVAAAKQLHRAVESGKLNAADVANITFEAIDEGRFYIVTHPPIMDTVRMRHEDIEQLRNPIDPMSLKPEVKASE; translated from the coding sequence ATGTTTCAGTTCGACGGCAAGGTCGCCGTGATTACCGGCGCGGCAAGCGGGTTCGGTCGGGCCTTTGCGGAGAAGGGCGCGGCGCTCGGCATGAAGCTCGTGCTCGCGGATGTCGACGGCAAGGCACTCGCGCAGACCGTCGATGCGTTGCGTGCAACTGGCGCCGACGCGATCGGCGTGCCCACCGACGTCACCGATCCCGCGCAGGTGGAAGCGCTGGCGCTCGCCGCGCTCGATGCGTTCGGCAAGGTTCATCTGTTGTTCAACAATGCCGGGGTCGGCTCGGTTGGCTTCGTCTGGGAAAGCAGCGCGAACGACTGGGCGTGGGTGTTCGGCGTCAACGTGATGGGCGTCGCGCACGGTGTACGCGTGTTCACGCCGATCATGCTGCGACAGAACGAACCGGCGCATATCGTCAACACGGCTTCGGTGGCGGGGCTGCTTTCGCCGCCGTCGATGGGCGTCTATAACGCGTCGAAGCACGCGGTCGTGTCGTTGACCGAGACGCTGTATCACGATCTGAAGCTCGTGGGCGGGCCGGTCGGTTGCTCGCTGCTGTGTCCGGCCTTCGTGCCGACCGGCATCGCGAATGCGGAGCGCAGCCGTCCCGACGGATTGCGCAACGACGCCGCGCCGACCCGCTCGCAGGTCGCCGCCGCCAAGCAACTGCATCGCGCGGTCGAGTCCGGCAAACTGAACGCTGCCGATGTCGCGAACATCACGTTCGAAGCAATCGACGAGGGCCGCTTCTATATCGTCACGCATCCGCCGATCATGGACACGGTACGGATGCGGCACGAAGACATCGAACAGTTGCGCAACCCGATCGATCCGATGTCGTTGAAGCCCGAAGTAAAAGCCAGCGAATAG
- a CDS encoding NADP-dependent oxidoreductase translates to MTQINRQILLASRPQGGVTPDNFKLVETPLAPLADGEVRVRNHYLSLDPYMRGRMNDSKSYAAPQPLDEVMIGGTVGEIVESKHPKFAVGNKVVGMFGWQEYGTSDGKGLQKVDDTHVPLSAYLGAVGMPGVTAWYGLNRIIAPKAGETVVVSAASGAVGSVVGQLAKLAGCRAVGIAGGADKCRYVVDSLGFDACVDYKAGNLYKDLKAVTPDGVDGYFENVGGEVLDAVLARMNAFGRIALCGMIAGYDGEPLPLKYPALLLTQRLLVQGFIVSEHMEVWPEALGQLGMLVAQKKLHYRETIADGLENAPEAFMGLLKGKNFGKQLVKLV, encoded by the coding sequence ATGACCCAGATCAACCGGCAGATCCTGCTTGCATCCCGTCCGCAAGGCGGCGTCACGCCCGACAACTTCAAGCTCGTCGAGACACCGCTCGCGCCGCTCGCCGACGGCGAAGTGCGCGTGCGCAATCACTACCTGTCGCTCGATCCGTATATGCGCGGCCGGATGAACGACAGCAAGTCGTACGCGGCGCCGCAACCGCTCGATGAAGTGATGATCGGCGGAACGGTCGGCGAGATCGTTGAATCGAAGCACCCGAAGTTTGCTGTCGGCAACAAGGTCGTCGGCATGTTCGGCTGGCAGGAATACGGCACGTCGGACGGCAAGGGTCTGCAAAAGGTCGACGACACTCACGTGCCGCTGTCCGCCTATCTCGGTGCGGTCGGCATGCCAGGTGTCACCGCGTGGTACGGCCTGAACCGGATCATCGCGCCGAAGGCCGGGGAAACGGTCGTCGTCAGCGCGGCGAGCGGTGCGGTGGGCAGCGTGGTCGGGCAGCTCGCCAAACTGGCCGGCTGCCGCGCGGTCGGCATCGCGGGCGGCGCCGACAAGTGCCGCTATGTGGTCGACTCGCTCGGCTTCGATGCGTGCGTCGATTACAAGGCCGGCAACCTGTACAAGGACCTGAAGGCGGTCACGCCCGACGGCGTCGACGGTTACTTCGAGAACGTCGGCGGCGAAGTGCTCGACGCTGTACTCGCACGGATGAATGCGTTTGGCCGCATCGCGTTGTGCGGGATGATCGCGGGCTACGACGGCGAACCGTTGCCGCTGAAGTATCCGGCGTTGCTGCTCACGCAGCGCCTGCTCGTGCAGGGCTTTATCGTTTCGGAGCACATGGAAGTGTGGCCGGAGGCACTCGGGCAACTCGGTATGCTGGTCGCGCAGAAGAAGCTGCATTATCGCGAGACGATCGCTGACGGACTCGAGAATGCGCCGGAAGCATTTATGGGGCTGCTGAAGGGCAAGAATTTCGGCAAACAGCTCGTCAAGCTCGTGTGA